In the Maribacter sp. MJ134 genome, one interval contains:
- a CDS encoding DUF6155 family protein: MSKRALKTYLSQLSKSALEEQLLDLYNRFPEVKTYYDFVFNPKEEKLVQEAKAKISNEYFPLKRRRPKARRSVAQKYIKHFLKLGMEPHLIADVMCFNLEIAQTFEEERNVPDAFYKSMLNSFTELIQYTTLQGLIPNFKERIVKIYTITQDKNWLYEEGFSKALDIVD; this comes from the coding sequence ATGAGTAAGCGAGCTTTAAAAACGTACTTATCCCAGTTATCTAAATCAGCTTTAGAAGAACAGCTCCTAGATTTGTACAACAGGTTTCCCGAGGTAAAGACGTATTACGATTTTGTTTTTAATCCTAAAGAAGAAAAACTGGTGCAGGAAGCTAAGGCAAAAATTTCCAATGAGTATTTTCCACTTAAACGTAGAAGGCCCAAAGCCAGGCGCTCCGTGGCGCAAAAATACATTAAGCATTTTCTTAAACTAGGGATGGAACCGCATCTCATTGCTGATGTTATGTGTTTTAATCTGGAAATTGCTCAAACTTTTGAGGAAGAACGTAATGTTCCCGATGCTTTTTACAAAAGCATGCTCAACTCGTTCACAGAACTAATTCAATACACCACATTACAGGGCTTGATTCCAAATTTTAAAGAGCGAATCGTAAAAATATATACCATAACCCAAGATAAGAACTGGCTTTACGAGGAAGGTTTCTCCAAAGCCTTAGATATAGTAGATTAG
- a CDS encoding RNA polymerase sigma factor RpoD/SigA — protein sequence MRQLKIIKQVTNRESKSLDKYLQDISKIDLITANEEVELAQRIREGDQIALEKLTTANLRFVVSVAKQYQNQGLKLPDLINEGNLGLVKAAKRFDETRGFKFISYAVWWIRQSILQALAEQSRVVRLPLNKIGSINKIKKTFSYLEQTHERPPSAEEIAKELEMTVTEVKQSLKNSGRHVSMDAPLREGEDSNLYDVLRSGESPRPDNHLLQQSLNTEINRALETLSPREADVVKLYYGIGDQQSMTLAEIGQTFDLTRERVRQIREKAIRKLRHNSRSKLLKTYLG from the coding sequence ATGAGGCAACTAAAGATTATCAAGCAGGTAACCAATCGCGAATCAAAATCATTGGACAAGTACTTGCAAGATATCAGTAAGATAGATTTGATTACCGCAAATGAAGAAGTAGAATTAGCCCAGAGGATACGTGAGGGCGACCAGATTGCCTTGGAAAAGTTGACCACTGCCAATTTAAGGTTTGTTGTATCCGTAGCAAAACAATATCAGAATCAAGGATTAAAATTACCGGATTTAATTAACGAAGGAAATTTAGGTTTGGTCAAGGCAGCCAAACGTTTTGATGAAACACGTGGATTTAAGTTCATTTCTTACGCCGTATGGTGGATCAGACAATCCATTTTGCAGGCTTTGGCCGAGCAGTCAAGGGTAGTTCGTTTACCATTGAACAAAATTGGCTCAATAAACAAGATCAAGAAGACTTTTTCTTACTTGGAACAAACTCATGAGCGACCCCCTTCTGCGGAAGAAATTGCCAAAGAATTGGAGATGACCGTGACGGAAGTAAAGCAGTCGCTTAAAAACTCGGGAAGACACGTATCTATGGATGCACCTCTTCGTGAGGGCGAAGATTCGAACTTATACGATGTGTTACGTTCTGGAGAGTCACCAAGACCGGACAATCATTTATTGCAACAATCCCTGAATACAGAGATCAATAGAGCTTTAGAAACCTTGTCACCCAGAGAAGCGGATGTAGTAAAACTCTATTATGGCATTGGAGATCAACAATCCATGACCTTAGCGGAGATTGGACAAACGTTTGACTTAACCAGAGAGCGAGTTCGTCAAATTCGTGAAAAGGCCATTCGGAAACTGCGTCACAATTCTAGGAGTAAATTATTAAAGACCTATTTAGGATAG
- a CDS encoding YaiO family outer membrane beta-barrel protein has protein sequence MNLVKYLITIITILCWVHFTSAQDIAYNGDPDASYFVARDLAFAGDRGTARDTLKQILSKYPDYTDVRCLLAKTYSWDNEYDKARLQFNRITSEERKNKEVWIGAIKNEQYAKNLNIALGMTNKALLFLTDDADILKLKTDIIQQIEEQQLLQNVLKATKNEDTNKQSITLSTQSEVFDAELDAMYYGSLEYKKEANWGVLIPRLTFNRRFNINGIQAEVDAYPTFSKTLSGYLNYGFSTSAIFPRHRIGGEVLKELPKAMEVSVGFRHLSFENDDATILTGTFGIYRGNYYAVFRPYVVPDSRKGIGVSGNVLVRRYLKDGNNFLGLNLVYGFDTELNQFVVDGELLAETLLYLEAQRLRLEYQFTNTKGTNLYKANLGVNRQELAFSSGELFLSVTAGISYQVKFR, from the coding sequence ATGAACTTAGTAAAATATCTTATTACAATAATCACCATTTTATGTTGGGTACACTTCACAAGTGCACAAGATATAGCGTACAATGGCGACCCTGATGCTTCTTACTTTGTGGCAAGGGACTTAGCTTTTGCAGGTGATAGAGGTACTGCGCGGGACACCTTAAAACAAATACTTAGCAAATATCCCGATTATACGGATGTGCGCTGCCTTTTGGCCAAAACCTATAGTTGGGATAATGAATATGATAAGGCACGTCTTCAATTCAATCGTATTACAAGTGAAGAACGAAAAAATAAGGAGGTGTGGATTGGTGCCATTAAGAACGAGCAATATGCCAAAAACCTGAATATTGCCTTAGGTATGACCAACAAGGCCTTACTGTTCTTAACCGATGATGCCGATATTTTAAAACTTAAGACAGATATTATTCAACAAATTGAAGAGCAACAACTGCTTCAAAATGTACTTAAGGCTACAAAAAATGAAGATACCAATAAGCAATCCATAACCTTGTCTACCCAAAGCGAAGTATTTGATGCCGAACTGGATGCCATGTATTACGGTAGCTTGGAATACAAAAAAGAAGCTAACTGGGGCGTTTTAATTCCACGGCTTACGTTTAACCGTCGATTTAATATTAACGGGATACAAGCAGAGGTAGATGCTTATCCTACCTTCTCCAAGACTTTAAGTGGCTATTTGAATTATGGATTTTCCACTTCTGCTATATTTCCCAGACATCGCATAGGAGGGGAGGTACTCAAAGAATTGCCAAAGGCCATGGAGGTTTCCGTAGGCTTTAGACATCTTTCCTTTGAAAATGATGATGCCACCATACTTACGGGCACGTTTGGTATATATCGTGGTAATTATTATGCGGTCTTTAGACCATACGTGGTTCCGGATAGTAGAAAAGGTATTGGAGTTTCTGGAAATGTATTGGTGAGACGCTACCTGAAAGACGGAAATAATTTCCTGGGACTAAATCTGGTCTATGGCTTTGATACGGAATTAAATCAATTTGTTGTGGATGGTGAACTGCTGGCAGAAACGCTCTTATATCTAGAAGCGCAACGATTACGTTTGGAATATCAATTTACCAATACAAAGGGCACCAACCTCTATAAAGCTAACCTTGGCGTAAACCGTCAAGAACTGGCATTTAGCTCTGGAGAACTTTTTCTTTCCGTTACGGCAGGTATCTCCTACCAAGTAAAGTTTCGATGA
- a CDS encoding LTA synthase family protein, whose translation MHQLDTDIPVKAQRTLKDYIPLVITFFVGLALLSIYQNTMLYFSGVLDSIVNKSLFIHLLHHLGFTAVAALLLAFVFNLTENQKPDLGFRFIKLILTMLLIVEAILVTYYISNYEALGANFMAINEASASRFSWIRAIGAIAVTITACHFIHKYIASFYTVISRMYPFTIILFSMFLATLYSDRKPINENKTQYLLEHVWQQALNFNTYEGEKEYPLLKQDDYKTELGAYFNFKAEKPTIKILIVEGLGASLTNEDQDFKAFMPFLQELQKKSLVWTNFLSNTGESHAALPTIIGSLPFGNQGFTHISKFTNRNTMYSILGRNGYETSFNYGGNSALHYYDKFLDEENVSSILDKKAFGSQYDLQEEDAAGITLGYPDKVLFQKYEQLKTTATEPKLDVFLTLSSKEPYQIPQRDRYIEKVEELLANYEFSHRSHRVIENNEALFASFLYTDEAIQQFLAQEAKTSTYQNTIYIITGTHQTAGLPQLTTLDKYRVPLIIHSPLLNATERFATLASHADIAPSIISALRETYPIQVPNANAWLGKDVLEPKTDQKQIPLLRNAHNITDYLSHNHFITDGDVYALDKDLNLLDAKDEEIIKKVVGHFDYFKSVNNYIAENNKLIPKELALVNDRKPKFSKVDMIWIQSVFNGKDFDNAYRTARKLAISKDYDRSLLLCDYILSKIPRHADTEILMGRVYSWKQEYDNAIKTLSKVVEKYPEYEDGYLALMDALYWSDNNSEVYKIKELARENHINSILLAEKIKRSIQRVQAAKLENETKGINQSTALAPKK comes from the coding sequence ATGCATCAGTTAGATACGGACATACCGGTAAAAGCGCAAAGAACATTAAAGGACTATATTCCTTTAGTGATTACCTTCTTTGTGGGCTTGGCACTTCTGTCCATTTACCAGAATACCATGTTGTATTTCTCAGGTGTACTGGATAGTATTGTGAATAAGAGCCTGTTCATCCATTTATTACACCACTTGGGTTTTACTGCCGTAGCTGCGCTCCTTTTAGCCTTTGTTTTTAATCTTACAGAGAATCAAAAACCCGATCTGGGATTTCGATTCATAAAGCTCATACTAACGATGTTACTCATAGTAGAGGCGATATTGGTTACGTATTATATTAGTAACTACGAGGCCTTAGGTGCTAATTTTATGGCCATTAATGAGGCAAGTGCTTCTCGTTTTTCGTGGATTCGTGCTATTGGTGCCATTGCTGTGACCATTACAGCTTGTCATTTCATACATAAGTACATCGCTTCGTTCTATACGGTAATTAGCAGAATGTATCCTTTTACGATAATCTTGTTCAGTATGTTTTTGGCGACCTTATATTCGGACAGAAAACCGATTAATGAAAACAAAACCCAGTACTTACTCGAGCATGTCTGGCAACAGGCACTGAATTTTAATACCTACGAAGGGGAGAAGGAATACCCTTTACTTAAGCAGGACGACTATAAAACCGAATTGGGTGCCTATTTTAATTTCAAGGCCGAAAAGCCAACCATAAAAATTCTTATCGTAGAAGGTTTGGGTGCAAGCTTGACGAATGAAGATCAAGACTTCAAGGCGTTTATGCCTTTCTTACAGGAACTGCAGAAAAAATCGCTGGTCTGGACCAATTTCTTAAGTAACACTGGCGAGAGTCACGCTGCCTTACCCACCATTATTGGTTCCTTACCTTTCGGTAATCAGGGTTTTACCCATATTTCAAAATTTACCAATAGAAATACAATGTATAGCATTCTTGGTCGTAATGGCTATGAAACTTCCTTTAATTATGGAGGTAATAGTGCCTTACATTACTATGATAAGTTTTTGGATGAGGAGAACGTCAGTTCCATTTTGGATAAAAAGGCCTTCGGTTCGCAATACGATTTACAGGAAGAAGATGCGGCGGGTATCACACTTGGCTATCCGGATAAGGTGTTGTTCCAGAAATATGAACAGCTTAAAACTACCGCAACCGAGCCCAAACTTGACGTTTTTCTGACCTTGAGTTCTAAGGAACCCTATCAAATACCACAACGTGATAGGTATATAGAAAAAGTAGAAGAGCTACTCGCCAACTACGAATTCTCGCACAGGTCCCATAGGGTTATCGAAAACAACGAAGCTTTGTTCGCTAGTTTTCTATATACGGATGAAGCCATCCAACAATTTTTAGCACAGGAAGCTAAGACTTCAACATACCAAAATACCATATATATTATTACGGGAACACACCAGACAGCGGGTTTGCCGCAGCTGACCACTTTGGACAAATACAGGGTTCCCCTTATTATCCATAGTCCTTTACTCAATGCTACAGAACGGTTTGCCACTTTGGCCTCTCATGCAGATATTGCACCCAGTATAATTTCTGCTCTAAGGGAGACATACCCTATTCAAGTCCCTAATGCCAATGCTTGGTTGGGCAAAGATGTGCTAGAGCCCAAGACTGACCAGAAACAAATTCCTTTGTTACGAAATGCGCATAATATTACCGATTACCTTAGTCATAATCATTTTATAACCGATGGTGATGTGTACGCTTTGGATAAAGACTTGAATCTTTTAGACGCCAAAGATGAGGAAATAATTAAAAAGGTAGTGGGCCATTTTGATTACTTCAAATCCGTGAATAACTACATCGCCGAGAACAATAAACTTATCCCCAAAGAATTAGCTCTTGTTAATGACAGGAAGCCTAAATTCAGTAAAGTGGACATGATTTGGATTCAAAGTGTATTCAATGGAAAGGATTTTGACAATGCCTATAGAACGGCGAGGAAATTGGCCATTAGTAAGGATTACGACAGGTCATTATTACTCTGCGATTATATTTTATCAAAAATTCCACGCCATGCGGATACGGAAATACTCATGGGACGCGTTTACTCTTGGAAGCAAGAGTATGATAATGCCATCAAAACACTAAGCAAAGTGGTGGAGAAATACCCCGAATACGAGGATGGATACCTTGCCCTGATGGATGCACTTTATTGGTCTGATAATAATTCTGAAGTTTATAAAATCAAGGAATTGGCGCGCGAAAATCATATAAACAGCATATTGCTAGCAGAAAAAATTAAAAGATCTATACAACGTGTTCAGGCGGCCAAGCTTGAAAATGAAACTAAAGGAATAAATCAAAGTACTGCGCTAGCTCCAAAGAAATAA
- a CDS encoding glycosyltransferase family 2 protein — MASGVLDIVLEYINIVFLVFTVVLFTMFTGMGYLSTRNSIHYRNKNSFGDMSKLMASPLAPSITIIAPAYNEGMTIVENIRSLMSLRYVNYEVMVVNDGSKDDTLQKMIDAYDLVKIEQEIDPEWKSKPIRGIYKSPHKAFAKLTVIDKENGGKSDALNTGMSLSTNQYVGCIDVDCLLLPDALLHVVKSFYQRSEKRVIAVGGVIRVANSCVIQGGQLEEIRLPSNWLARFQLLEYTRSFILGRMAWGRIDSLLIISGAFGFFDREIALAVNGYDTNTVGEDMEIVFKMRRYMHERKLPYTVEYIPDPLCWTEVPEDGKILINQRDRWARGNLETLYKHKDMFFNPKFGRLGMLSYPYWFFYEWMAPLLEFFGFFTIILFYWLGILNWDFFIAITATVYIFSVMFSFYAILWDTYSYNEYKKTKDILILMFCAIIEPITFHPIVVWAAIRGNYKKLFKVKSGWGSQVRKGFAKAT, encoded by the coding sequence ATGGCTAGTGGTGTTTTAGATATCGTATTAGAGTACATAAACATTGTTTTTTTAGTGTTTACGGTCGTGCTATTTACCATGTTCACAGGTATGGGTTATCTATCCACAAGAAATTCCATCCATTATAGGAACAAGAATAGTTTTGGTGACATGTCCAAACTCATGGCATCACCTTTGGCGCCCAGCATTACCATTATAGCGCCAGCGTACAATGAAGGGATGACTATAGTAGAAAATATACGCTCATTAATGTCGTTGCGTTACGTTAATTATGAGGTAATGGTGGTTAATGATGGTAGTAAGGACGACACCCTACAGAAAATGATAGATGCATACGACCTTGTTAAAATAGAGCAAGAGATTGACCCCGAATGGAAATCGAAACCCATACGGGGTATCTATAAATCACCTCATAAGGCCTTTGCCAAGCTCACCGTTATCGATAAGGAAAATGGAGGGAAATCGGACGCCTTAAATACGGGGATGTCCCTATCTACGAACCAATATGTGGGTTGTATCGATGTGGACTGCCTATTGCTTCCAGACGCCCTATTACACGTGGTGAAGTCTTTTTACCAACGTTCGGAGAAACGGGTCATTGCCGTAGGGGGTGTCATTAGAGTAGCCAATTCATGCGTTATACAAGGCGGGCAACTAGAAGAAATCCGATTACCGAGTAATTGGTTGGCGAGATTTCAACTCTTGGAATATACACGCTCTTTTATTTTAGGTAGAATGGCGTGGGGTCGTATTGATAGTCTTTTGATCATTTCCGGAGCTTTTGGCTTTTTTGACCGTGAAATAGCACTTGCGGTAAACGGCTACGATACCAATACGGTGGGTGAGGACATGGAAATCGTCTTTAAGATGAGGCGTTACATGCACGAACGTAAACTGCCCTATACCGTAGAATATATACCGGACCCTTTATGCTGGACTGAAGTGCCGGAGGACGGTAAAATACTGATCAACCAAAGAGACCGCTGGGCAAGGGGTAATCTCGAGACGCTTTACAAGCATAAGGATATGTTCTTTAATCCAAAATTTGGAAGATTGGGGATGCTGAGCTACCCGTACTGGTTTTTTTATGAATGGATGGCTCCTTTATTGGAGTTTTTCGGGTTTTTTACCATCATCCTTTTCTATTGGCTGGGTATTCTTAATTGGGACTTTTTTATCGCCATTACGGCCACTGTTTACATCTTTTCGGTAATGTTCTCTTTCTATGCCATTCTGTGGGATACATACTCCTACAATGAGTATAAAAAAACAAAGGATATTTTAATTCTCATGTTCTGTGCTATTATAGAGCCTATAACATTTCACCCTATTGTGGTTTGGGCCGCTATCAGGGGCAACTATAAAAAATTATTCAAGGTAAAATCTGGTTGGGGTTCCCAAGTAAGAAAAGGATTTGCCAAAGCAACGTAA
- a CDS encoding HEAT repeat domain-containing protein, translating into MLKIPQTHIINSLLTAPKIPTDLLWGLSAFFGVLALVYLISVFIFRNKISKETRLVREKKKELSPIISEFLFYDEKGDKIEKINYIGLKVEIRELIKDDFDRKVLTEIVMDLRKDVSGTTRQELFHIYKDLELHKDAYKKLKSWRWELVSKGIYELTQMNVTESYGLITRFINDKRATIRKQAEIATVSLKEDGISYFLDNTKYKISEWQQLKLMDVVRNKENFIPPAFRLWLTSKNNYVVLFSLRLIKYYNQNDSHASLIELVKHKNNHIKREAIQCITAFHITDAIPVLKMVFRKCTTDVKMTILEALGELGSKEEIDFLKQVEITDKDFTVRNKAVRAINTISPEVILPTKDIAEASAWEETVMEEPLVADTGAPDPEAINELPKQSEDTIVPQESNEIESKPPTMEIDPEELSFLPLVTAEQKNKSEQHQEKIQPTINELPGVYEEVAPGESLLELNIDFLPIVQPAPKDDEDDPLQMEVISQEVTPITKIEKLENITVDFDEVVIASGLVSDHVPPAKELPQKTERVDVREFDLIFEEVIIENSESSTNEMIIDWTTAFEENSIVEATNEVMEIEVMLNAAEIVQNEVQEDINLSIPKPKFLAKQPLETMILLQDIAELGDHREIPYLKLLLEKERSATVRQRIEELINSFTENRAENYFKITTIAPGYSIFHELFQNRDVESKLVLLNEVAAVGDEKEIPLLHSLLEDESPIIRKHAAITLKLLNERLLEEVSNEISALPIDAVIADENVLDSRNTLSTETKTSLLDIPFELEKSGAIPIEKENTNVTRESGSTLFDHLCAVSTKFYNKLNG; encoded by the coding sequence TTGCTGAAAATCCCCCAAACACATATTATTAATTCACTGCTTACAGCTCCTAAAATCCCAACGGATTTATTATGGGGGCTTTCTGCGTTCTTCGGGGTGTTGGCATTAGTCTACTTGATATCCGTCTTTATTTTCAGGAATAAAATTTCTAAAGAAACGAGACTGGTTCGGGAAAAGAAAAAGGAGCTTTCACCCATCATCAGTGAATTTCTATTCTATGATGAGAAAGGGGACAAGATCGAGAAAATAAATTATATAGGCTTAAAGGTTGAAATTCGGGAACTCATTAAAGATGATTTTGATAGAAAGGTTTTAACGGAAATTGTTATGGACCTACGTAAAGATGTCTCAGGTACCACAAGACAAGAACTTTTTCATATCTATAAAGATTTAGAGCTTCATAAGGACGCTTATAAAAAACTTAAAAGCTGGCGATGGGAATTGGTTTCTAAAGGAATTTATGAGCTAACACAAATGAACGTAACAGAGTCGTACGGATTAATTACAAGATTCATTAACGACAAGAGAGCTACCATTAGAAAACAGGCAGAAATTGCTACCGTTTCCCTTAAGGAGGACGGTATATCTTATTTTCTGGATAATACCAAGTACAAGATTTCTGAATGGCAACAGTTGAAGCTAATGGATGTTGTTCGAAACAAAGAGAATTTTATTCCACCTGCATTTAGGCTTTGGCTTACTTCCAAAAATAATTATGTGGTTCTTTTTTCTTTAAGACTCATCAAATATTACAATCAGAACGATTCGCATGCCTCTCTAATAGAACTGGTAAAGCACAAAAACAATCATATAAAACGAGAGGCCATTCAATGTATTACCGCCTTTCACATTACCGATGCCATACCGGTGTTAAAAATGGTTTTCAGGAAATGTACGACAGATGTAAAAATGACCATCCTTGAAGCTCTAGGCGAACTGGGGTCAAAAGAGGAGATAGATTTTCTGAAACAGGTTGAAATTACAGATAAAGATTTTACGGTTCGGAACAAGGCCGTGAGGGCTATAAATACGATTAGTCCAGAGGTTATTTTGCCCACAAAGGATATTGCTGAAGCATCAGCGTGGGAGGAAACTGTAATGGAAGAACCACTTGTGGCGGATACGGGCGCACCAGACCCTGAAGCGATAAATGAATTACCAAAACAGTCAGAAGATACAATAGTTCCCCAAGAAAGTAATGAAATCGAATCAAAACCACCGACCATGGAAATTGATCCAGAAGAACTCTCGTTCTTACCACTAGTTACAGCGGAACAGAAAAATAAATCCGAACAACATCAAGAGAAGATCCAACCAACAATTAATGAGCTTCCCGGAGTCTATGAAGAAGTTGCTCCGGGGGAGTCCCTCCTAGAGCTAAATATAGATTTTCTGCCTATTGTTCAACCCGCGCCAAAGGATGATGAAGATGACCCGCTTCAAATGGAGGTGATTTCTCAGGAAGTAACACCTATAACCAAAATTGAGAAGCTAGAAAATATAACAGTAGACTTTGATGAAGTGGTAATAGCATCAGGTCTCGTTTCGGATCATGTACCACCAGCAAAGGAATTACCGCAGAAAACGGAAAGGGTAGATGTTAGGGAATTCGATTTGATTTTTGAAGAAGTAATCATTGAGAATTCGGAGTCCAGTACTAATGAAATGATTATCGACTGGACTACGGCTTTTGAGGAAAACAGCATCGTTGAAGCTACTAATGAGGTGATGGAAATTGAAGTGATGTTGAACGCCGCTGAGATAGTTCAAAACGAGGTACAAGAAGACATCAACCTCTCGATTCCCAAACCTAAATTCTTAGCTAAGCAACCTTTGGAAACTATGATTTTGTTACAGGATATCGCTGAGCTAGGGGACCATAGGGAAATACCTTATTTAAAGCTTTTATTAGAAAAAGAACGTTCTGCTACGGTTAGGCAACGAATTGAAGAACTTATTAATTCCTTCACCGAAAACCGTGCGGAAAACTATTTTAAGATTACCACTATAGCACCAGGCTATAGCATTTTCCATGAGCTTTTTCAGAACAGGGACGTAGAGTCAAAATTGGTACTGCTAAACGAAGTTGCAGCGGTAGGGGATGAGAAAGAAATTCCGCTATTACATTCTTTGTTAGAAGATGAATCGCCAATAATTAGAAAGCACGCTGCCATAACCCTAAAACTTTTGAATGAAAGACTGTTGGAGGAGGTTAGCAATGAAATTTCAGCACTTCCGATAGACGCGGTAATAGCGGATGAAAACGTTTTGGATTCCAGAAATACCTTATCCACGGAGACAAAGACATCGCTTTTGGATATTCCTTTTGAATTAGAGAAATCAGGAGCAATACCTATTGAAAAAGAAAATACAAATGTTACTAGAGAATCGGGAAGCACGCTTTTTGACCATCTCTGTGCGGTATCCACAAAATTTTATAACAAACTAAATGGCTAG
- a CDS encoding response regulator transcription factor yields the protein MVKKRVLLADDDELLASLLDFRLKKSGYEVHHSSDGKQVKEYLETEMPDIIVSDIMMPYFSGIELINYVRKDLDSKTPIIIISSAGNEENVLSAFELGANDFISKPVSPSELMVRLARELNKSQ from the coding sequence ATGGTAAAGAAACGTGTTTTATTGGCAGATGATGATGAACTCTTGGCTTCCTTGCTTGACTTTAGGTTGAAAAAGAGCGGTTATGAAGTACACCATTCTTCTGATGGTAAGCAGGTAAAGGAATATTTAGAGACCGAAATGCCGGACATTATCGTTAGTGACATCATGATGCCCTATTTTTCGGGAATAGAACTTATAAACTATGTACGTAAGGATTTAGACTCCAAAACCCCGATTATTATCATCTCATCGGCAGGTAATGAAGAGAATGTGCTGAGTGCCTTTGAACTTGGGGCGAATGATTTTATTTCAAAACCCGTGAGTCCCTCTGAACTAATGGTGCGACTCGCCAGAGAGCTAAACAAATCACAATAA